The following coding sequences lie in one Mucilaginibacter sp. KACC 22773 genomic window:
- the rplI gene encoding 50S ribosomal protein L9, producing MEVILKQDVKNLGDKDDVVNVKPGYGRNYLLPKGFAILATPSARKVLAENLKQAQFKQEKIRKDADAIAARLEGVKLNIGAKAGESGKIFGAINTIQVADALKKEGFDVDRRRITFDQEPKFVGDYIANINLHKEVKVQVPFSVVAE from the coding sequence ATGGAAGTTATTTTAAAACAAGATGTAAAAAACCTGGGTGATAAAGACGATGTAGTAAACGTTAAACCAGGTTATGGCCGTAACTACCTTTTACCTAAAGGCTTCGCCATATTAGCTACACCAAGCGCACGCAAAGTTTTAGCTGAAAACTTGAAACAAGCTCAGTTTAAACAAGAAAAAATCCGCAAGGATGCCGATGCAATTGCAGCCCGTTTAGAAGGCGTTAAACTTAACATTGGCGCTAAAGCCGGTGAAAGCGGAAAAATCTTCGGTGCTATCAATACCATCCAGGTTGCTGATGCATTGAAAAAAGAAGGTTTTGATGTTGACCGTCGCCGTATCACCTTTGATCAGGAGCCTAAGTTTGTTGGTGATTACATCGCAAACATTAACCTGCACAAAGAAGTTAAGGTACAAGTTCCTTTCTCGGTAGTAGCTGAGTAA
- the mtgA gene encoding monofunctional biosynthetic peptidoglycan transglycosylase: MQRNYNSSKLSNSKPGKKSSISQSRFNGIFKLVFRFFKLGFILFFGLSLFGVLLFRFVRPPFTWLMIERGFQQKARGVDWKIDKQWVSFDEISDNMKRAAVAAEDQSFLEHHGFDFHAIEKAIEKNAHSKKLIGGSTISQQVAKNVFLWEGRSLLRKGIEAYFTVLIEVFWSKKRIMEMYLNEIEMGDGIYGIEAASQAYFHKHASELTRHEAAAIAVIFPSPLKWSATNPTRYLKHRQYLIMKNMKRLGPLDF, encoded by the coding sequence GTGCAGCGCAATTACAACTCATCAAAATTATCCAATTCAAAGCCGGGTAAAAAAAGTTCGATATCCCAAAGCAGGTTTAATGGTATTTTTAAACTGGTTTTCCGGTTTTTTAAACTGGGGTTTATCCTCTTTTTTGGCCTTAGCTTATTTGGCGTGCTGCTGTTTCGGTTTGTGCGCCCGCCCTTTACCTGGCTCATGATTGAGCGTGGCTTTCAGCAAAAAGCACGGGGCGTAGATTGGAAAATAGATAAACAATGGGTTAGCTTTGATGAGATATCTGACAATATGAAACGCGCCGCGGTGGCCGCCGAAGACCAAAGCTTTTTGGAGCACCATGGGTTCGATTTCCATGCTATAGAAAAAGCCATCGAAAAAAACGCGCACAGTAAAAAACTGATTGGTGGCAGCACTATATCACAGCAGGTGGCAAAAAACGTTTTCCTGTGGGAAGGCCGTTCGCTGCTGCGTAAAGGCATCGAAGCGTATTTTACCGTGCTGATAGAAGTCTTTTGGAGCAAAAAACGCATCATGGAGATGTACCTGAATGAGATTGAGATGGGCGACGGTATTTACGGTATCGAAGCTGCATCGCAGGCTTATTTTCATAAACATGCCTCGGAACTAACCAGGCACGAAGCTGCTGCTATAGCGGTGATATTCCCAAGTCCGCTTAAATGGTCGGCCACAAACCCTACAAGGTATTTAAAACACCGCCAGTACCTGATTATGAAAAACATGAAGAGGCTGGGGCCATTGGATTTTTAA
- a CDS encoding YdeI/OmpD-associated family protein yields MEQYDSRVDAFIEKAADFAKPILEYIREIVHETSPLLMETVKWGFPFFDYKGPVCQMAAFKEHCSFGFWKATLLNDPHNALSIGDGSAGSFGRIAKIEDLPSKEILQDFIRQAIALNESGKKTPEAVKKASAPKTELVIPEYFTEFLKTYPNASFNFDRFSYSHKKEYVEWIVDAKSEATRQKRMETAAEWLAEGKSRHWKYK; encoded by the coding sequence ATGGAACAATACGATAGCCGCGTTGATGCTTTTATTGAAAAAGCCGCCGATTTTGCCAAACCAATCCTGGAATACATCAGGGAAATTGTTCATGAAACATCTCCGTTATTGATGGAGACCGTAAAATGGGGCTTCCCGTTTTTTGATTATAAAGGCCCGGTATGCCAGATGGCTGCTTTTAAAGAGCATTGTTCATTCGGTTTTTGGAAAGCAACGTTATTGAATGATCCTCATAACGCGCTAAGTATTGGGGATGGCTCTGCCGGCAGCTTTGGCCGGATAGCCAAAATAGAAGATCTGCCATCTAAAGAGATATTACAGGATTTTATCAGACAGGCTATTGCTCTGAACGAAAGTGGCAAAAAAACACCTGAAGCTGTAAAAAAAGCATCGGCCCCTAAAACCGAATTGGTTATTCCCGAATACTTCACTGAGTTTTTAAAAACCTACCCCAATGCCAGCTTTAACTTTGATCGTTTTAGCTATTCGCATAAAAAGGAATATGTAGAGTGGATTGTAGATGCTAAAAGCGAAGCTACCCGCCAGAAGCGGATGGAAACTGCTGCCGAATGGCTTGCCGAGGGCAAATCGAGACATTGGAAGTATAAATAA
- a CDS encoding YciI family protein, with product MFIIDINYIVPLEELDTHMVDHVKYLKKYYKKNIFVASGRKVPRTGGIILALATSKAEVEKIITEDPFYKHELAEFTLTEFLTSQYHPELGSLLG from the coding sequence ATGTTTATAATCGATATCAACTACATTGTGCCGCTTGAAGAACTGGATACACATATGGTAGACCATGTAAAATATCTCAAGAAATACTACAAGAAAAACATCTTTGTAGCATCGGGCCGTAAGGTGCCACGCACTGGCGGTATTATTTTAGCATTAGCCACTTCAAAGGCCGAAGTGGAAAAAATCATCACCGAAGATCCTTTTTACAAACACGAACTCGCCGAATTTACTCTTACAGAATTCCTTACTTCTCAGTATCACCCCGAGTTAGGGTCTCTTTTGGGATAG
- a CDS encoding ABC transporter ATPase translates to MEFSQHSRVWIYQADKKLTDDVVQQIQQELDKFTTGWTAHNNQLKAKGEVRYNRFLILIVDESQAGASGCSIDKSVHFMQNIGQHFNINLFDRFNLAYRDDAEILSLPRHAFEDMLKQGKINTETIVYNNMVQNLAELETKWEVPFKNSWHIQLFRDLVVQ, encoded by the coding sequence ATGGAATTTTCTCAACACTCAAGAGTTTGGATCTACCAGGCTGATAAAAAATTAACCGACGATGTGGTGCAACAAATTCAGCAGGAACTGGATAAATTCACCACCGGATGGACTGCGCACAACAACCAGCTAAAGGCTAAAGGCGAGGTACGGTACAACCGTTTTTTAATACTGATTGTTGATGAAAGCCAGGCAGGCGCCAGCGGCTGCTCTATCGATAAGTCAGTTCATTTTATGCAGAATATCGGGCAGCATTTCAACATCAACCTCTTCGACAGGTTTAACCTGGCCTATCGCGATGACGCAGAAATTTTATCCCTGCCCCGCCATGCTTTTGAGGATATGCTAAAACAAGGCAAAATAAATACCGAAACCATCGTATATAACAATATGGTGCAAAACCTTGCCGAACTGGAAACCAAATGGGAGGTGCCGTTTAAAAATAGCTGGCATATTCAGTTGTTCAGGGATTTAGTGGTTCAATAA
- a CDS encoding DUF4998 domain-containing protein, with translation MKTIKYFALLYVLGLITGLSSCTKTTGDAYKKFEKGGEVTYPGRADTVLVQAGYNRVQLAVVLGNDPLVTKIRVYWNNQVDSTDVPVTHSGGKDTVKVIVPNLTEGNYNFTVYTFDSQNHKSVVINGSGIVYGPSYLTSLTNRTLKSLTESADGNKIELSWGEPAGGELGVEINYTGQNGAARKIVIPPTETSTELPDYKESTQLTYKSLYKPEPTAFETFSPPASTVTLPKFERQLDKSKFALVTLPTDVDEGGYGWLQSYLWDENYNPPGFATQSIIPCWFTFDSGASASISRFKVWQANDRLYNLESVKTFELYGSNSPSADGSFSSWTKIGSYTSVKPSGLPPGQNTAADVAFALAGEEFTVANGTPKFRYYRFKLLTNWGGGNFMTMEEIAFYTHDR, from the coding sequence ATGAAGACAATAAAATATTTTGCCCTTCTGTATGTGCTTGGCCTTATTACCGGGTTAAGCTCCTGTACAAAAACAACGGGCGATGCTTATAAAAAATTTGAAAAAGGCGGAGAGGTCACCTATCCCGGCCGGGCCGATACTGTGCTGGTGCAGGCGGGTTACAACCGCGTACAATTAGCGGTAGTTTTAGGCAACGATCCATTGGTTACTAAAATCAGGGTGTACTGGAATAACCAGGTCGACTCTACCGATGTGCCCGTAACGCATTCGGGTGGCAAGGATACCGTTAAAGTGATTGTCCCTAACCTTACCGAGGGCAACTATAATTTTACGGTATACACGTTTGATAGCCAGAATCATAAATCGGTGGTCATTAACGGATCGGGTATAGTTTATGGCCCAAGCTACCTTACATCATTAACCAACAGAACGTTAAAATCGTTAACTGAAAGTGCCGATGGCAATAAGATAGAACTGAGCTGGGGCGAACCTGCCGGCGGAGAGTTAGGGGTGGAAATTAATTATACCGGGCAAAACGGCGCGGCCCGCAAAATAGTGATACCCCCAACGGAAACCAGTACCGAACTGCCCGATTATAAAGAAAGCACGCAGCTTACCTACAAATCATTATACAAGCCCGAACCTACCGCGTTTGAAACGTTTTCGCCCCCGGCATCAACAGTTACCTTGCCAAAGTTTGAAAGGCAGCTTGATAAATCAAAATTCGCCCTGGTTACTTTACCTACTGATGTAGATGAAGGCGGTTACGGCTGGCTGCAAAGCTACCTGTGGGACGAAAATTATAACCCGCCGGGCTTTGCCACGCAATCTATCATCCCGTGCTGGTTTACATTTGATAGCGGGGCATCAGCATCCATAAGCCGTTTTAAAGTTTGGCAGGCAAATGACAGGCTGTATAACCTGGAGAGCGTGAAAACCTTTGAACTGTACGGTAGCAACAGCCCATCGGCAGATGGTAGCTTTTCCAGCTGGACAAAAATAGGCTCCTACACCTCGGTAAAACCATCGGGACTGCCACCCGGGCAAAACACAGCCGCCGATGTAGCCTTTGCATTGGCCGGCGAAGAATTTACCGTGGCCAATGGTACGCCAAAATTCAGGTATTACCGGTTTAAGTTACTAACCAACTGGGGCGGCGGCAATTTCATGACGATGGAGGAAATTGCGTTTTATACCCATGATCGTTAA
- a CDS encoding DUF5000 domain-containing lipoprotein: MKKILLMCLMSLAVLAINSCKQDKLEPVTKDGIAPGPVTNVSVENLHGSAKISYGLPNDADLLYIRAVYTTKQGAVRETKVSRYNSNLTVVGFGDTDAYQVTLYAVDKSENASAPTMVTVHPLTPSVRLVRDSLVVSPDFGGINVKFVNATEESLAIVVLANDSLKQFVPINTDYTSLKQGDFSTRGLPATPTKFGVFVRDRWGNLSDTLMVTVTPLFEQLLDRTKMKGLVLPTDAPLGYGGNIAGLFDGNVNDGFYHTGDASRMPQQFTFDMGVTAKLSRLVWFMRPSFFYTLHNPRVVEIWGSNNPNPDGSYDSSWTLLVSHTQIKPSGLPEGQLSQADIDAALAGETVTFPLNTPKVRYIRFRTLKNWSNGSYVNFYELMMYGDATN; the protein is encoded by the coding sequence ATGAAAAAGATATTATTAATGTGCCTGATGAGTTTGGCTGTACTGGCCATTAACTCCTGTAAGCAGGATAAACTTGAGCCCGTTACCAAAGATGGGATTGCGCCGGGGCCGGTAACTAATGTAAGCGTCGAGAACCTGCACGGCTCGGCAAAAATAAGTTATGGCTTGCCTAACGATGCTGATTTGTTATACATCAGGGCCGTATACACCACTAAACAAGGCGCGGTGCGCGAAACCAAGGTGAGCCGTTATAACAGTAATTTAACGGTAGTTGGCTTTGGCGATACCGATGCCTACCAGGTTACTCTGTATGCGGTTGATAAAAGCGAGAATGCATCGGCGCCAACCATGGTAACGGTACACCCCTTAACGCCCTCGGTAAGGCTTGTGCGCGATAGCCTGGTGGTATCGCCCGATTTTGGCGGCATCAACGTAAAGTTTGTAAATGCTACCGAAGAGAGCCTGGCTATTGTTGTACTTGCTAACGATTCGCTTAAACAATTTGTGCCTATCAATACCGATTATACCAGCCTTAAACAAGGCGATTTTTCAACGCGTGGCCTCCCGGCAACGCCTACCAAATTTGGCGTTTTTGTGCGCGACAGGTGGGGCAATCTTTCAGATACCTTAATGGTAACGGTAACCCCATTGTTTGAGCAATTGCTGGATCGTACAAAAATGAAGGGCTTAGTTTTACCTACGGATGCGCCGCTTGGCTACGGTGGCAATATAGCAGGCCTTTTTGATGGAAACGTAAATGATGGTTTTTACCATACGGGCGATGCATCGCGTATGCCGCAGCAATTTACTTTTGATATGGGGGTAACCGCCAAACTAAGCCGCCTGGTGTGGTTTATGCGCCCAAGTTTCTTTTATACGCTACACAACCCGCGGGTGGTAGAAATATGGGGATCAAACAACCCTAACCCCGATGGTAGCTATGACAGTAGTTGGACCTTGCTGGTTTCGCATACACAAATTAAACCGTCAGGCTTGCCCGAAGGGCAGCTTTCACAGGCCGATATTGATGCGGCGCTTGCGGGCGAAACCGTAACCTTCCCGCTCAATACACCCAAAGTACGTTACATCAGGTTCAGGACATTGAAAAATTGGTCAAACGGGTCGTACGTCAATTTTTATGAGCTGATGATGTATGGAGACGCAACTAATTAA
- a CDS encoding RagB/SusD family nutrient uptake outer membrane protein: MKLLTIYTRYSGLLGRKSMGLALLLLIVAGMPSCKKSYLDVVPDNVATIDNAFANRNEAEKYLFTLYSYLPQEGHPDKNPAFSGGDEAWTYWPMTEDFFYLDPYNIARGNQNRADPYMNYWDGYDGKSLWQGIRACNTFLDNLDKVTDLQPYVKARWVAEAKFLKAYFHWYLFRMYGPIPIMDKNISITAPPEEVKVYRQPADSVVNYIARLLDDAAAGDDNTGLPSVITSASTELGRVTKVAALAIKARVLVTGASPLFNGNNDFAGLKANNGKLLFNPQYDATKWARAAAACKVAIDAAAAAGLKLYYFTPGITAVDDVTKVEMNIRNSVCEKWNSELIWGLTSSGNPTFWLQEYAIPQLDPNNINLDLKGKLAPPLKMAELFYTKNGVPIEEDKTWDYANRFKLRTTTSADAGMQNGYQTVGLHFDRERRFYADMAFDGSTWFMKNGTYNVQSKLEQYSGKKQSRLYSITGYYTKKIVNWNLVFSSTNVTLESYPWPVMRLSDLYLLYAEALNESGNSAAALPYLNQVRARAGLKSVESSWTNFSTNPAKYTSVSGLRDIIRQERGIEMAFEGSRFWDLRRWKTAPQVLSAPIYGWDILQSSYEDYNRRVLLYSPRFVAPRDYFWPIKEYNLQVNPNLVQNSGW, encoded by the coding sequence ATGAAATTGTTAACTATATACACCCGATATTCAGGCCTTTTAGGTCGAAAATCTATGGGCCTTGCCTTGTTGCTGCTGATAGTGGCAGGCATGCCGTCCTGTAAAAAAAGTTACCTTGATGTGGTGCCCGATAACGTGGCAACCATTGATAATGCCTTTGCCAACCGCAACGAGGCCGAAAAATATTTGTTTACCCTGTACTCGTACCTGCCGCAGGAAGGGCATCCCGATAAAAACCCCGCTTTCAGCGGCGGCGACGAGGCCTGGACCTATTGGCCCATGACGGAAGATTTCTTTTACCTTGACCCCTATAACATTGCCCGCGGTAACCAAAACCGGGCCGACCCTTACATGAACTATTGGGATGGCTATGATGGCAAATCGTTATGGCAGGGCATAAGGGCATGTAATACCTTTTTAGATAATTTGGATAAGGTAACCGATTTGCAGCCCTACGTTAAAGCACGCTGGGTAGCCGAGGCCAAATTTTTAAAAGCATATTTTCACTGGTACCTGTTCAGGATGTATGGGCCAATACCCATTATGGATAAAAATATTTCCATAACCGCTCCGCCAGAGGAGGTTAAAGTATACCGCCAGCCGGCCGATTCGGTAGTGAATTACATTGCCCGGCTACTTGATGATGCTGCCGCAGGCGATGATAACACCGGCTTGCCAAGCGTAATTACCAGTGCATCAACCGAGCTTGGGCGGGTTACCAAGGTGGCGGCGCTTGCCATTAAAGCGCGCGTGTTGGTTACCGGGGCCAGCCCATTGTTTAACGGCAATAACGATTTTGCGGGCTTAAAGGCCAATAATGGCAAACTGCTTTTTAACCCTCAGTATGATGCCACCAAATGGGCAAGGGCCGCTGCCGCTTGTAAAGTTGCCATTGATGCTGCCGCGGCGGCGGGGTTAAAGCTGTATTATTTTACACCGGGTATTACCGCTGTTGATGATGTAACCAAGGTTGAAATGAACATCCGCAATTCGGTTTGCGAAAAGTGGAACAGCGAACTGATCTGGGGCTTAACATCAAGCGGCAATCCAACCTTCTGGTTACAGGAGTATGCCATTCCGCAGCTTGATCCCAACAACATCAACCTCGATTTAAAAGGCAAACTGGCGCCGCCGCTAAAAATGGCCGAGTTGTTTTACACCAAAAACGGCGTACCTATTGAAGAAGATAAAACCTGGGATTATGCCAACCGCTTTAAACTGCGCACTACTACAAGCGCCGATGCCGGTATGCAAAACGGCTATCAAACTGTGGGCCTGCATTTTGACAGGGAGCGCCGCTTTTATGCCGATATGGCTTTTGATGGCTCAACCTGGTTTATGAAAAATGGCACCTATAACGTGCAGAGTAAGCTTGAGCAATACTCGGGTAAAAAGCAAAGCCGCTTGTACTCCATTACCGGTTACTACACCAAAAAAATTGTGAACTGGAACCTGGTATTCTCATCAACCAACGTAACGCTCGAATCGTACCCATGGCCGGTAATGCGCCTGAGCGATTTGTACCTGTTATACGCCGAAGCGTTGAATGAATCGGGTAATTCTGCAGCTGCGTTGCCTTATTTAAACCAGGTAAGGGCAAGGGCAGGTTTAAAATCGGTAGAGAGCTCATGGACCAATTTTTCAACCAATCCGGCCAAGTACACCAGCGTTAGCGGCCTGCGCGACATCATCCGCCAGGAGCGCGGTATCGAGATGGCGTTTGAAGGCAGCCGGTTTTGGGACCTTCGCCGCTGGAAAACCGCACCGCAGGTGTTAAGCGCGCCAATTTACGGCTGGGATATTTTACAAAGCAGCTATGAAGATTATAACCGCAGGGTGTTGCTGTACAGCCCTCGGTTTGTGGCACCGCGCGATTATTTCTGGCCAATTAAAGAGTACAATTTACAGGTGAACCCAAACCTGGTTCAAAACTCGGGATGGTAA
- a CDS encoding SusC/RagA family TonB-linked outer membrane protein gives MNERIFTYLKVKYLCCLLFLLMLGKVSLAQTAFTVSGKVTDNKGLVMPGVSVAVKHTKSGTITSVSGDYTIKVPNATDTLVFSFLGYAKQEVAVNQRHTINVVLLDDKNDLNEVVVVAYGTQKKESMVSSITTINPKELKGPTSNLTTMLAGRIAGLISYQRSGEPGADNASFFIRGITSFGSGKIDPLILIDGMESTTNTLARLQPDDIAGFSILKDAAASSLYGARGANGVILVTTKSGKVGDTKMNVRFENSTSSNTQNFALADNITYMKLSNEAALTRNPLSPLPYTQNKIDHTMAGDNPLLYPSNDWIGSLIKNYTNNQRLNLNISGGVNRAQYYISASANKDNGVLKAQSGNNFNNNVSLKSYEIRSNVNVKLTSTTEAIVRTSGDFDDYNGPIGGGGAVFGSALNANPVLFPATFPASDLPLVKHPLFGNAPRGSNGDVYDNPFADMVSGFQQYSTSTLNVQLEIKQDLKFITEGLSARAMAYTQRYAYFNLSRQYTPFYYAASPSATDPKGYTLSLLNEKSATEYLNYNQGNKIVNSTNYAEVALNYNRTFNKVHNISGLLIGIQRNYVTGNAGDLQSSLPFRNQGVSGRLTYGYDNRYLFETNFGYNGSERFARNNRFGFFPSVGVAWNVNNEKFFEPLSHTITKLKFRATYGLVGNDQIGNANDRFFYLSNVNLNDGTFGSYFGENYAYNRPGVSISRYANDGITWEKSKKTNIGMDLGLFDALNITIDAYHERRSNILMQRAYIPTTMGLTAPVSANVGVAEGKGVDFAMDYNKNFGSSWLQMRGTFTYAASKLLVNEEPAYPANEQYLSRVGQSLGEVYGLVAERLFVDDEDVKNSPKQNFGEVRGGDIKYRDLNGDGQITALDMINGLGYPTTPEIIYGFGFSFGYKNFDISTFFQGSARSSFFIDPTAISPFVANGAYQHGLLNVVANDHWSEDNRNLYAFWPRLGLTQNTNNNQPSNWWMRNGAFLRMKTAELGYSIKDKTLKRFHISGLRIYANGTNLFLISGFKLWDPEQGSNGLGYPVQKVFNVGINVQL, from the coding sequence ATGAATGAAAGAATTTTTACCTATTTGAAGGTGAAGTACCTTTGTTGCTTACTGTTTTTATTGATGCTGGGGAAAGTATCCCTGGCGCAAACGGCATTTACCGTGAGCGGCAAGGTAACCGACAATAAAGGGTTAGTAATGCCCGGCGTAAGTGTTGCCGTGAAACATACCAAAAGCGGTACCATTACCTCAGTTAGCGGCGATTACACCATTAAGGTGCCCAACGCCACCGATACGCTTGTATTTTCGTTTTTGGGCTATGCCAAACAGGAGGTAGCCGTAAACCAGCGGCACACTATTAACGTGGTTTTGCTTGACGATAAAAACGACCTGAACGAGGTGGTGGTAGTAGCGTACGGTACCCAGAAAAAGGAAAGTATGGTTAGCTCTATCACTACCATTAACCCTAAAGAGTTAAAGGGGCCAACCAGCAACTTAACCACCATGCTTGCCGGCCGTATTGCCGGTTTAATATCGTACCAGCGCAGCGGCGAACCAGGGGCCGATAACGCTTCATTCTTTATCCGGGGGATAACCTCGTTTGGCTCGGGTAAAATCGATCCGCTGATATTGATTGATGGTATGGAATCAACAACCAACACGCTGGCCCGCCTTCAGCCCGATGATATTGCCGGGTTTTCTATCCTGAAGGATGCGGCGGCTTCATCATTATATGGTGCGCGTGGTGCCAATGGCGTTATACTGGTTACTACCAAATCGGGCAAAGTGGGCGATACCAAAATGAATGTACGGTTTGAAAATTCAACCTCATCAAACACCCAGAATTTTGCACTGGCCGATAATATCACCTACATGAAATTATCAAACGAAGCTGCCCTTACCCGCAACCCGCTCTCGCCGTTGCCATACACCCAAAACAAAATTGACCATACCATGGCCGGGGATAATCCGCTGCTTTATCCCAGTAACGACTGGATTGGTTCGTTAATTAAAAACTACACCAATAACCAAAGGCTTAATTTAAACATCAGCGGCGGCGTTAACCGGGCGCAATATTATATATCGGCATCGGCCAATAAGGATAATGGCGTGCTAAAGGCGCAAAGCGGTAACAATTTCAACAACAACGTAAGCCTTAAAAGCTACGAGATCCGGTCGAACGTTAATGTAAAGCTTACCTCAACTACCGAGGCTATCGTACGCACATCCGGCGATTTTGATGATTATAACGGCCCAATAGGCGGTGGCGGCGCAGTTTTCGGCAGCGCGCTAAATGCTAACCCCGTGTTGTTCCCGGCCACCTTCCCCGCATCTGATCTGCCTTTGGTGAAGCACCCTTTATTTGGTAACGCGCCAAGGGGTTCAAACGGCGATGTTTATGATAACCCTTTTGCCGATATGGTATCGGGATTTCAGCAGTACAGCACATCAACCCTTAATGTACAGTTGGAAATTAAACAGGACCTGAAATTTATCACCGAAGGCCTTTCGGCAAGGGCCATGGCTTATACCCAGCGCTATGCTTACTTTAACCTGAGCAGGCAGTATACGCCGTTTTATTACGCGGCCAGCCCCTCGGCTACCGATCCTAAGGGGTATACATTATCATTACTGAACGAAAAATCGGCTACCGAATACCTTAACTACAACCAGGGCAATAAAATAGTAAACAGCACCAACTATGCCGAGGTTGCCCTAAACTATAACCGCACTTTTAATAAGGTACACAATATAAGCGGCCTGCTCATTGGTATCCAGCGTAATTATGTTACGGGTAATGCCGGCGATTTACAATCGTCGCTTCCTTTTCGCAACCAGGGCGTCAGCGGCAGGCTAACCTATGGGTATGATAACCGTTACCTGTTTGAAACCAACTTTGGCTACAACGGATCGGAGCGTTTTGCCCGCAACAATCGTTTTGGCTTTTTCCCGTCGGTAGGCGTTGCCTGGAATGTTAATAATGAAAAGTTTTTTGAGCCGCTATCGCACACCATCACCAAGTTAAAATTCCGTGCCACTTACGGTTTGGTTGGTAACGACCAGATTGGTAACGCCAACGACAGGTTTTTCTACCTATCCAACGTAAACCTTAACGATGGTACTTTTGGATCGTACTTTGGCGAAAATTATGCCTACAACCGCCCAGGCGTTTCTATCTCCAGGTATGCCAATGACGGTATCACCTGGGAAAAATCAAAGAAAACCAATATCGGGATGGATTTGGGCTTGTTTGATGCCCTTAACATAACCATAGATGCCTATCATGAGCGCCGCAGCAATATTTTAATGCAGCGGGCATACATACCTACAACCATGGGCCTTACCGCCCCGGTGAGTGCCAATGTGGGCGTAGCCGAAGGCAAAGGTGTTGATTTTGCTATGGATTATAACAAAAACTTTGGCAGCAGCTGGCTGCAAATGCGGGGCACATTTACCTATGCCGCCAGTAAGCTACTGGTAAACGAAGAGCCTGCATACCCGGCAAATGAACAATACCTGTCGCGCGTGGGGCAATCACTGGGCGAGGTGTACGGCCTTGTTGCCGAGCGTTTGTTTGTTGATGACGAAGACGTAAAAAACTCGCCAAAGCAAAATTTTGGCGAGGTTAGGGGAGGCGATATCAAATACCGCGATTTAAACGGCGATGGCCAAATAACTGCGCTTGATATGATTAACGGCCTTGGTTACCCAACCACGCCCGAAATTATTTACGGCTTCGGCTTCTCATTCGGCTATAAAAACTTTGATATCAGTACATTTTTCCAGGGATCGGCCCGGTCGTCATTTTTTATCGATCCTACGGCAATTTCGCCCTTTGTGGCCAATGGTGCTTACCAGCATGGTTTGCTTAACGTTGTTGCCAATGATCACTGGTCTGAAGATAACCGGAACTTATATGCTTTTTGGCCAAGGCTTGGTTTAACACAAAATACCAACAACAACCAGCCATCCAACTGGTGGATGCGTAACGGGGCCTTCCTGCGCATGAAAACCGCCGAATTGGGGTATAGTATTAAAGATAAAACCTTAAAAAGGTTCCATATATCGGGCTTAAGGATTTATGCCAACGGCACCAACCTGTTCCTCATCAGCGGCTTTAAGCTTTGGGATCCTGAGCAAGGGAGTAACGGGCTGGGTTACCCGGTTCAAAAAGTGTTTAACGTGGGGATAAATGTTCAACTGTAA